A region from the Triticum aestivum cultivar Chinese Spring chromosome 3D, IWGSC CS RefSeq v2.1, whole genome shotgun sequence genome encodes:
- the LOC123077405 gene encoding NDR1/HIN1-like protein 6, producing MSSNGKPNPQPPAAAAATNGAGAGGPPKMYQRPIYRPQGPAKGRRGGRSSCRFSCCCCFFWAVLVVLLLALVAAVAGGGFYLLYRPHRPAFTLSVARVNKLSLSSSATAPALTDSIDFTLTAKNPNKKLVYLYDDFTVTAATAANAVPLGEATVPGFLHEANNITVIKATVTAAALGVDPTAASSDIKKSGTFAITLDLETKAGVKVGGLKTKKIGIQVHCDGIKVAAPAPAPTPAKKKGVKLTVAKAPSKAPSAVEAPEPSAAVDDATTSPPAATTVARVCQVRIRVKIWKWTF from the coding sequence ATGTCTTCCAACGGCAAGCCCAACCCgcagccccccgccgccgccgcggccaccaacggcgcgggcgcgggcgggccgCCCAAGATGTACCAGCGCCCCATCTACCGCCCGCAGGGCCCCGCCAAGGGCCGCCGCGGGGGCCGCTCCTCCTGCCGcttcagctgctgctgctgcttcttctgggccgtgctcgtcgtgctcctcctcgccctcgtcgccgccgtcgccggcggcggcttCTACCTCCTCTACCGCCCCCACCGCCCGGCCTTCACCCTCTCCGTCGCGCGGGTCAACAAGCTCAGCCTCTCCAGCTCCGCCACGGCGCCCGCGCTCACCGACTCCATCGACTTCACGCTCACCGCCAAGAACCCCAACAAGAAGCTCGTCTACCTGTACGACGACTTCACCGTCACCGCCGCCACGGCCGCCAACGCCGTGCCGCTCGGGGAGGCGACCGTGCCGGGGTTCCTGCACGAGGCCAACAACATCACCGTCATCAAGGCCACCGTCACCGCGGCCGCGCTCGGGGTCGACCCCACCGCCGCCAGCTCCGACATCAAGAAGTCGGGCACCTTCGCCATCACCCTCGACCTGGAGACCAAGGCCGGCGTCAAGGTGGGCGGGCTCAAGACCAAGAAGATCGGCATCCAGGTGCACTGCGACGGCATCAAGGTGGCCGCGCCGGCCccggcacccactccggcaaaGAAGAAGGGAGTCAAGCTCACCGTCGCCAAGGCGCCGTCGAAGGCGCCGTCCGCCGTGGAGGCCCCGGAGCCGTCCGCGGCCGTCGACGACGCGACAACCTCGCCCCCGGCGGCGACCACCGTCGCGCGCGTGTGCCAGGTCAGGATCCGAGTCAAGATCTGGAAGTGGACCTTCTAG